One Ochotona princeps isolate mOchPri1 chromosome 25, mOchPri1.hap1, whole genome shotgun sequence genomic region harbors:
- the WASL gene encoding actin nucleation-promoting factor WASL — protein sequence MSSGQQQQQQPPPRRVTNVGSLLLTPQENESLFTFLGKKCVTMSSAVVQLYAADRNCMWSKKCSGVACLVKDNPQRSYFLRIYDIKDGKLLWEQELYNNFVYNSPRGYFHTFAGDTCQVALNFANEEEAKKFRKAVTDLLGRRQRKSEKRRDPPNGPSLPMATVDIKNPEITTNRFYGPQVNNISHTKEKKKGKTKKKRLTKADIGTPSNFQHIGHVGWDPNTGFDLNNLDPELKNLFDLCGISEAQLKDRETSKVIYDFIEKTGGVEAVKNELRRQAPPPPPPSRAGPPPPPPPPHSSGPPPPPARGRGAPPPPPSRAPTAAPPPPPPSRSGAGVPPPPPNRVYPSPPPALPSSAPTGPPPPPPPPLSGSAAPPPPPPPPPPPGPPPPPGLPSDGDHQVPSPAGSKAALLDQIREGAQLKKVEQNSRPVSCSGRDALLDQIRQGIQLKSVSDGPDSAPPTPAPTSGIVGALMEVMQKRSKAIHSSDEDDEEDDEEDFEDDDEWED from the exons ACCATGTCTTCGGCCGTGGTGCAGTTGTACGCTGCAGATCGGAACTGTATGTGGTCGAAGAAGTGCAGCGGGGTTGCTTGTCTCGTTAAGGACAATCCACAGAgatcttattttttaagaatatatgACATTAAA GACGGGAAACTGTTGTGGGAACAAGAGTTATACAATAACTTTGTATATAATAGTCCTAGAGGATATTTTCATACCTTTGCTGGAGAT ACTTGTCAAGTTGCTCTTAATTTTGCTAATGAAGAAGAAGCAAAAAAATTCCGGAAAGCAGTTACAGACTTGTTGGGTCGACGACAGAGGAAATCTG AAAAAAGACGAGATCCCCCAAATG GTCCTAGTCTACCCATGGCTACAGTTGACATAAAAAACCCAGAAATCACCACAAATAGATTTTATGGTCCACAAGTCAACAATATATCGCATaccaaagagaagaagaaaggaaaaactaaaaagaaGAGATTAACCAAGGCAGATATTGGAACACCCAGTAATTTCCA GCACATCGGACATGTTGGTTGGGATCCAAATACGGGCTTTGAT CTGAATAATTTGGATCCAGAATTGAAGAATCTTTTCGATTTGTGTGGCATCTCAGAGGCACAGCTTAAAGACAGGGAAACATCGAAAGTTATATATGACTTCATTGAGAAAACGGGAGGTGTTGAAGCTGTTAAAAATGAACTACGAAGGCAAG caccaccacctccaccaccatcaaGGGCAGGGCCGCcgcctcctccacccccaccacatAGCTCAGGCCCTCCTCCCCCCCCTGCCCGAGGAAGGGGCGCCCCTCCTCCCCCGCCTTCACGAGCCCCCACGGctgcacctccacctccacctccttccAGGTCAGGTGCAGGAGTTCCTCCGCCACCACCAAACAGGGTGTACCCTTCTCCACCTCCAGCCCTTCCCTCCTCAGCACCCACAGGAcccccgccgccaccaccgccacctCTGTCCGGCTCAGCggcccctcctccacctcctccacctcctccaccaccaGGGCCACCGCCTCCCCCTGGCCTGCCCTCTGATGGGGACCATCAAGTTCCAAGTCCtgcaggaagcaaagcagctctTTTAGATCAAATTCGAGAGGGTGCTCAGCTAAAGAAAGTGGAACAGAACAGCCGACCGGTGTCCTGCTCTGGGAGAGATGCGCTGCTGGACCAGATCCGACAGGGCATTCAGCTCAAGTCT GTATCTGATGGCCCAGACTCTGCGCCACCAACGCCTGCACCCACTTCTGGGATTGTCGGCGCCTTGATGGAAGTGATGCAGAAACGGAGCAAAGCCATTCATTCCTCAG atGAAGATGATGAAGAAGATGATGAAGAAGATTTTGAGGATGATGATGAATGGGAAGACTGA